The Phoenix dactylifera cultivar Barhee BC4 chromosome 9, palm_55x_up_171113_PBpolish2nd_filt_p, whole genome shotgun sequence genome window below encodes:
- the LOC103709619 gene encoding probable F-box protein At4g22030 has product MAALQAQNLLPSAAAAAASRVPYGRRLCASVHAPSNVRIKRRISLPKLPTNIAMGDLILREESTATRQRQTHTATHDKYEDLIITKLHAIAEAVADRAEMHAIIGAQRNNWNHLFLHSINSISLTASLMAGISSIPVGEATPHLLAFKLSSVILFTAATGMMLVVNKIQPSQLAEEQRNATRLWKQLERSIHATLALRAPTELDVEEAMEKVLALEKAYPLPLLPGMLEKFPETVEPTRWWPKLRRQERRRQYVNGVERNGWSKELEEEMMGILRVLKVKDEEQYVRLGKVVLNIHKTLATLGPLVSGLAALGAGLIGSPALGQLPVLLGVVGGALAAVVNTLEHGGQVGMVFELLRNCGGFYRRLQEEIESNLGERDAERRENGELFEMKMALQLGRSLSELKDLASYASSSCKDEDIGEFAGKLF; this is encoded by the coding sequence ATGGCAGCCCTTCAAGCCCAGAATCTATTACCatcagcggcggcggcggcggcgtcgcGAGTCCCATATGGCCGCAGGTTATGTGCGAGTGTTCATGCCCCCTCTAATGTCAGAATCAAGCGTAGGATCTCTCTTCCAAAGCTACCAACCAACATCGCCATGGGGGATTTGATCCTGAGAGAAGAGAGCACAGCCACCAGGCAACGTCAAACACATACTGCGACCCATGACAAATATGAAGATCTGATCATCACCAAGCTTCATGCCATAGCCGAGGCAGTTGCCGATCGAGCAGAGATGCACGCAATCATCGGAGCACAGAGGAATAACTGGAATCACCTCTTCCTCCACTCCATCAACTCCATTAGCCTCACTGCATCCCTCATGGCTGGAATCTCATCTATCCCCGTGGGAGAAGCCACACCCCACCTACTAGCCTTCAAGCTCTCTTCCGTGATCTTGTTCACTGCTGCAACCGGGATGATGCTGGTCGTCAACAAGATCCAGCCTTCCCAGCTAGCCGAAGAACAAAGGAATGCGACCCGGTTGTGGAAGCAGCTCGAGAGATCGATCCATGCGACTCTCGCCCTCCGAGCCCCTACCGAATTGGATGTCGAGGAGGCCATGGAGAAGGTGCTCGCACTCGAGAAGGCCTACCCACTGCCTCTGCTCCCCGGCATGCTCGAGAAGTTCCCTGAAACCGTAGAGCCTACTCGATGGTGGCCCAAACTAAGGCGGCAGGAGAGACGTCGACAATACGTTAACGGCGTGGAAAGGAATGGCTGGAGCAAGGAGCTGGAAGAGGAGATGATGGGCATCCTGAGAGTACTGAAGGTGAAAGATGAGGAGCAGTACGTGAGGTTGGGCAAGGTGGTCTTGAACATTCATAAGACTTTAGCCACCTTGGGCCCTCTAGTCTCTGGCCTGGCCGCGCTCGGTGCCGGTTTGATTGGCTCGCCGGCTCTTGGGCAATTGCCTGTCTTGCTTGGGGTCGTCGGAGGGGCACTTGCAGCTGTAGTGAATACATTGGAGCACGGCGGACAGGTCGGAATGGTGTTTGAGCTGCTCCGCAACTGCGGCGGCTTCTACAGGAGGCTACAGGAAGAGATTGAGTCAAATCTGGGGGAAAGAGAtgcggagaggagggagaatgGGGAGTTGTTTGAGATGAAGATGGCATTGCAGCTAGGAAGGAGCCTCTCTGAGCTAAAAGACTTGGCATCATATGCCTCTTCCTCATGCAAGGATGAAGACATTGGAGAGTTTGCTGGGAAGCTGTTCTGA